Proteins encoded in a region of the Scyliorhinus torazame isolate Kashiwa2021f chromosome 1, sScyTor2.1, whole genome shotgun sequence genome:
- the LOC140413067 gene encoding endoplasmic reticulum resident protein 29-like produces the protein MRIVQAQYVDQHLRFHYSLQVIPKQKYVLVKIDTQYPYGEKQDEFKKLAENSASSKELLVAEVGISDYGEKENSELGMKYKVEKDEYPAYLLFTNGDLENPVRYTGEIKQDAIQQWLKNRNVWVGMLGCLEEFDSLAAEFRGTNAQEERHKIMEKVKAMVQEVPESDQKLAEQYHKIMSKVVVQGDSFVHSEITRIGKLLGESKMSSVKKMEFQKRQNILSSFQKPIVAKEDL, from the exons ATGAGGATTGTGCAAGCGCAGTATGTGGACCAGCACCTAAGGTTTCATTATTCCCTGCAGGTTATTCCCAAACAGAAATATGTCCTGGTAAAGATTGACACGCAGTATCCATATGGCGAGAAACAGGACGAATTTAAGAAATTAGCGGAAAACTCTGCTTCCAGCAAGGAGCTCTTGGTGGCTGAGGTGGGAATATCAG ACTATGGTGAAAAGGAAAATTCAGAACTTGGGATGAAATACAAAGTGGAAAAGGATGAATATCCTGCCTATTTGCTATTCACTAATGGGGATTTGGAGAATCCAGTCCGGTACACCGGTGAGATTAAACAGGACGCCATTCAGCAGTGGTTGAAGAATAGAAATGTGTGGGTCGGGATGCTCGGCTGCCTGGAGGAGTTCGACTCGCTGGCTGCGGAGTTCCGTGGTACAAATGCCCAGGAAGAACGGCACAAGATCATGGAGAAAGTGAAGGCCATGGTACAGGAGGTGCCAGAGTCTGATCAGAAATTGGCAGAACAGTACCACAAAATTATGAGCAAAGTTGTGGTGCAAGGTGACTCGTTTGTCCATTCCGAGATTACGCGGATTGGCAAACTGCTCGGAGAGAGCAAGATGAGCTCAGTTAAGAAGATGGAGTTTCAGAAACGCCAGAACATCCTGAGCTCATTTCAAAAACCCATCGTAGCAAAAGAGGATTTGTAA